A genomic stretch from Sceloporus undulatus isolate JIND9_A2432 ecotype Alabama chromosome 5, SceUnd_v1.1, whole genome shotgun sequence includes:
- the SPRY1 gene encoding protein sprouty homolog 1 yields the protein MESQGQHGSGSSLVVLQQPSLDSRQRVDCERDVQPAAILSLDQIKTIRGSNEYTEGPSVVKKSAPRAAPRQEKHERTHEIIPINVNNNYEHRPSHPGHVLHQHSSRAPVLSRSTSTGSAASSGSNSSASSEQGLLLRSPPSRPGPGHRSERPIWTQPKPSSLIVDDLKSPLKEDSTQHKFICEQCGKCKCGECTAPRALPSCLACNRQCLCSAESMVEYSTCMCLVKGIFYHCSNDDEGDSYADNPCSCSQSHCWSRYLCMGAMSLFLPCLLCYPPAKGCLKLCRGCYDWINRPGCRCKNSNTVYCKLESCPSRGQGKPS from the coding sequence ATGGAGTCCCAAGGTCAGCATGGCAGTGGCAGTTCATTAGTTGTCCTTCAGCAGCCATCTTTGGATAGCCGTCAAAGGGTGGACTGTGAGAGAGATGTTCAGCCTGCCGCCATCTTGTCACTGGATCAGATCAAGACTATCAGGGGCAGCAATGAATACACTGAAGGCCCCTCTGTGGTGAAAAAGTCTGCTCCACGGGCTGCCCCTAGAcaagaaaaacatgaaaggaCTCATGAAATCATACCAATTAATGTGAATAATAATTATGAACACAGGCCCAGTCACCCAGGACATGTACTGCATCAACATAGTTCAAGAGCTCCTGTGTTGAGCAGGTCCACAAGCACTGGGAGCGCGGCTAGTTCGGGCAGTAACAGCAGTGCTTCTTCAGAGCAGGGTCTGCTGCTGAGGTCACCCCCGTCTAGGCCAGGTCCAGGTCACAGATCTGAAAGGCCAATCTGGACACAGCCCAAGCCTTCATCGCTGATTGTGGATGACCTGAAGAGTCCCTTAAAAGAGGACTCAACGCAGCACAAGTTTATCTGTGAACAGTGCGGGAAGTGCAAATGCGGAGAGTGCACAGCGCCCAGGGCCTTGCCTTCCTGCTTGGCCTGCAACAGGCAGTGCTTGTGCTCAGCAGAAAGCATGGTGGAATATAGCACCTGTATGTGCCTGGTCAAAGGGATCTTCTACCACTGTTCCAATGATGATGAAGGGGACTCTTACGCGGATAATCCTTGCTCTTGTTCCCAGTCACATTGCTGGTCTAGGTACTTATGCATGGGAGCCATGTCCTTGTTTTTGCCTTGCCTGCTTTGTTATCCTCCGGCAAAAGGATGCCTCAAATTGTGCCGAGGGTGTTATGACTGGATCAACCGTCCAGGTTGCCGATGCAAGAACTCCAACACAGTTTATTGTAAGCTGGAAAGTTGCCCTTCTAGAGGACAAGGCAAGCCTTCCTGA